Proteins encoded together in one Scheffersomyces stipitis CBS 6054 chromosome 5, complete sequence window:
- the MEC1 gene encoding cell cycle checkpoint protein (1-phosphatidylinositol 3-kinase.~go_function phosphotransferase activity, alcohol group as acceptor), which yields MSSNQHITSAELRLFLDDVDRNIESDEGPHFRRLILYLFSFTNDKLFQLSQSELRDQDEEKLLQRLISTIELVLTKKLHLLNLELNHNDYNKFLANEPSHLLYDWAISFALHHIAKYHNKISILNYLKSFVIQIISLVATKLHSFKYTKQIRTSLMSLMETNLQFLIHNLSSLPNTEIYQSKLIITVHLFSLLNDYDVANRLLLNLSSYQLTFDSYARKIWFVLSEVNSQSKQDSQLVGNLKSITILNLTDNLVLNDCITWNQISLVLEWVIGYIRSELSKGDSTTKFNNFNLNKTISYSLLKVLRLCIEKDIAHNFMYCLNFNKLIIKITTSIEDLHVPALIVKSFHILNYYCNLAINNTSIVASYQTSANNRHIITPFNDKELESLRVQLVDRTSQDTHSIVSQLLSYLENDEMNEAQEAEFSNRYVSPNFNYLEWIQKVRAITVKSGSTDAFSELYSQYMLITALGHFPCLVSNDFNFKVKECTKCGSGPMNKNYYDVIDLNRKPIPDSTEISIYYKEILCKYYLGTKAQFLHDNPLLCCNFLLSVYKLFASYGTPRGLISKEPVFKFTMQLLATNTNRDVRILATRILPLYLLQPKDKVTVQNFKIIFQGISAIEFSPKSKRYLGESTIKAFVELAIVSEGEWLCVLFIKLIDLLGEKNEQHANYVYNGFITIASAKSLAPWRLLYPFLPSIAEIIIKKPRLFSKMTDLLGIARKYFLNRTREYTTPRLLEYYKVDFIQEIADSCSMSKLDLVYKNLPRIIALYLVKDATINERYIMSVLRNISPTFKSVELSNLITNIGETTWYILLQIQVDDSNEKITNEGRIVDALTYVAKVSLDQKRKELPRQMDYVEYLLGDNVLELVQMFSENVHHIKGSKPYLEKVSSLRSIEYIINKNIQVVTAALGQISSCLQATLEIPDFQYYALRCWNVLVHKLPPSHLISLIDIIISLIFQKFQNLDGSSKDLSIEILKRIYEEIKDKYNSYTLYYLSIPFLDHIQEYKPISGFRNVKQMSRITIFSEFTRRIQTNNEYVVQQALYDLLNYCEKYQANCQLEYFREPTLEPYITELVRTILDTSSLFKNKNDHISTSCAKVLSVIGSLDSNKFNFKSVKHQIIVIQDFKDYRENSEFLIDFIETKVLKIFWASNDPMKQLFSAYAMQNFLQVLRLDPKVLTPSSQDHLLAVWNKFSDVAQSTLTPLLASKYYTPPSKYSPLSFPYFKISMKYETWLMEITSDLLKRPSKNIDGDANEAKQTIFQTCSKLIRDQDLSLCQHLLKYVSLSHIVNGNKGATTNIKEEFLNILHFDATSSSPDRIEQLKSCLQSVLEVLDYFNEWVSTATQYLNNYSLDNSEASRIKKNIRYVNDFLGFIPMDLIAIKSAECDSYERTILYLERCYREGKVDDSFMLANLNIGTTLQSMYSSINDYDALNGVLKKFSTSNLSEKLTTFQYNESWSLAQESFQVLGSVGDEESRIGSNTKLLMSLNDNGLYEEVLSTLSAKTSISDISSIPLDWSLVGLQSSIYSGDMYQMKKWLHIVNSLGKPHDVETLVNYELAKGIVFLSEGNRSDFEKAIQNLYGIIGTSLVPSISSSFSRNTNLMNQLHSIYDLTMISQSNNELLTGENEKILEARLGNVDQGFDAQWKILKLHGVTNKIVKREWKISEILLKYSALARKSNRLDISTRSIVQAMALNDERANIEYAKLLWAQGKQTEAIKSLADILEENRFDNQERKADVQLKYAQWLDESNHLSSSAIIKEYNKSVELNPSWEKPYYDLGKYYNKIMESTNDQTGYYEHQTVRHFLKALAVGHSFIFEALPKSITIWLDFAQRKTRSREAERKLNQIVEDIKTCLNTIPLYVWYTAITQLLSRIVHEHQPSFEKLSLIIFNIIREYPRHSLWYVLSHANSNDPTRRERINSVLRKVTNENREYGSIVVNAKELFSSLIKIASFKIPKSPRAKRLSLRQDFKVDNLNNPYTSLVIPVRSNLEIRLPATNTVKFNAFPKSSSITFDGFDDYVNIFFSLQMPRQVTIRGSDNKPYRLMVKRDDTRKDAKVVEFTTMINRLLLSSNEARKRGLQISNYSVIPLAENMGVIEFVTDVQTMKGIAGEQRKRMGRSLNERKIFMKLDDLQKQVKGAKASDPEPLNKLVDVFKKILEDNPPVLHSWFIDQFSDPTAWYLARNQFTRSSAVMSMVGYIIGLGDRHCENILFFKKTGSVLHIDFDCLFDKGETLPTPEIVPFRLTSNMIDAMGICGIEGSFRITCEVTGSLLRENEAPLMNILETLLYDPLLDWKSVQKPEAHLSKVRRKIRGLVNEKEGLPMNIHGQVDVLIQEASSIERLSQMYGGWSAYI from the exons ATGTCGTCTAATCAGCATATAACATCGGCCGAATTACGGTTGTTTCTAGACGACGTCGACCGGAACATCGAATCGGATGAAGGGCCACACTTTCGAAGACTCATCTTATACCTTTTCAGTTTCACCAACGACAAGCTATTTCAGCTCAGCCAATCGGAGTTACGCGaccaagatgaagagaaacttcttcaacgttTGATCTCCACCATCGAGCTTGTTTTAACCAAAAAACTCCATCTTTTGAATCTCGAATTGAACCACAATGATTACAA TAAGTTTCTTGCCAATGAACCTTCACATCTACTCTATGATTGGGCGATTTCCTTTGCCCTACATCATATAGCCAAATACCACAATAAGATCTCTATTCTCAACTATCTCAAGTCGTTTGTTATCCAGATCATCAGCCTCGTCGCTACCAAATTGCATAGTTTCAAATACACCAAACAGATTAGAACATCGTTGATGTCTCTTATGGAAAccaatcttcaattccttatTCATAACTTGCTGTCGTTGCCAAATACTGAAATTTACCAGTCCAAACTTATCATTACTGTACATTTGTTCTCACTATTGAACGATTACGATGTTGCTAACAGACTACTCTTAAACCTTCTGAGCTACCAGTTGACTTTCGATAGCTATGCCAGGAAAATCTGgtttgttctttctgaagTGAACTCACAGTCAAAACAAGACTCACAATTGGTTGGAAATCTCAAGTCCATAACCATCCTAAACCTCACAGACAATCTCGTGTTGAATGATTGTATAACTTGGAACCAGATCTCTCTTGTTTTGGAGTGGGTAATAGGTTATATTCGTTCAGAACTACTGAAAGGAGATTCTACCACtaaattcaacaacttcaacttgaacaaaacAATTAGCTATAGTTTGTTAAAAGTGCTTCGACTTTGcattgaaaaagatatAGCACACAATTTCATGTATTgcttgaacttcaacaagctCATAATAAAAATCACAACCAGCATCGAAGACCTTCATGTTCCAGCCCTAATAGTGAAGTCTTTTCATATTCTCAACTACTACTGTAATCTCGCTATCAACAATACTTCCATAGTGGCGTCGTATCAAACTTCTGCTAACAACAGACACATAATAACTCCTTTCAACGAtaaggaattggaatcACTCCGAGTTCAGCTTGTGGATAGAACGTCTCAAGATACACACAGCATAGTTTCACAATTACTTCTGTACcttgaaaatgacgaaATGAACGAGGCACAAGAAGCTGAATTTTCTAACAGATACGTTAGTccaaacttcaactacttggAATGGATCCAGAAAGTTAGAGCTATTACTGTAAAATCGGGTTCAACGGATGCTTTCAGTGAACTTTACTCTCAGTACATGTTGATTACAGCACTTGGCCATTTTCCCTGTTTGGTTAGTAATGATTTTAACTTTAAAGTAAAAGAATGTACCAAATGTGGCTCCGGTCCCATGAATAAAAATTACTACGATGTGATTGATTTGAATAGAAAACCGATTCCGGATTCCACAGAAATTTCTATTTACTATAAGGAGATCTTATGCAAGTACTATCTAGGAACTAAAGCCCAATTTTTGCATGATAACCCATTATTATGTTGCAATTTCTTACTTTCTGTCTACAAATTATTCGCTAGCTATGGAACTCCAAGAGGTTTAATCTCAAAGGAACCAGTGTTCAAGTTCACAATGCAACTATTGGCTACCAATACTAATCGTGACGTTAGAATCCTCGCTACTAGAATCCTTCCATTATACTTGCTTCAACCAAAGGATAAAGTTACagttcaaaatttcaagatcatATTTCAAGGTATATCAGCTATTGAGTTTAGTCCGAAAAGTAAAAGGTATCTTGGAGAGTCGACCATCAAGGCATTTGTAGAGCTTGCTATTGTTTCAGAAGGCGAATGGCTCTGTGTTCTATTTATCAAGTTAATAGACTTGCTAGGAGAGAAGAATGAGCAACATGCTAATTATGTATACAACGGATTCATTACTATTGCATCTGCTAAATCGCTAGCCCCATGGAGATTGTTGTATCCATTTTTGCCCAGTATAGCAGAGATAATTATCAAGAAACCTAGATTGTTTAGCAAGATGACAGACTTGCTTGGAATTGCAAGAAAATATTTTCTCAATAGAACCAGGGAATACACCACACCTCGCTTGCTTGAGTACTACAAGGTTGATTTTATACAAGAAATTGCCGACTCTTGTAGCATGTCAAAGTTGGATCTTGTCTACAAGAATTTGCCCCGAATAATTGCTTTGTATCTTGTTAAAGATGCTACCATCAACGAAAGGTACATCATGAGCGTCTTGCGGAATATTTCTCCTACTTTCAAATCAGTAGAACTTAGTAATCTTATTACCAATATCGGTGAAACGACATGGTACATTCTCTTGCAAATACAGGTAGACGACTCCAATGAAAAAATCACCAACGAAGGCAGAATCGTGGACGCCTTGACTTATGTCGCAAAGGTCTCGCTAGAccaaaagagaaaggaaCTTCCAAGACAAATGGATTATGTTGAGTATCTTTTGGGAGACAATGTGTTGGAATTGGTCCAGATGTTCAGTGAGAATGTTCATCACATAAAAGGATCCAAGCCATACTTGGAAAAGGTGAGTTCTCTTCGCTCTATTGAATACATAATCAACAAAAACATTCAAGTTGTGACAGCTGCATTGGGACAAATTTCATCGTGTTTGCAAGCTACATTAGAAATTCCCGACTTCCAGTACTACGCCTTACGATGCTGGAATGTGTTAGTTCATAAGCTTCCTCCAAGCCatttgatttcgttgattgatattattatttccttgatttttcagaaattCCAGAACCTTGATGGCTCTTCGAAGGATTTGTCTATTGAAATATTAAAAAGGATCTACGAGGAAATTAAGGACAAGTACAATTCGTATACGTTATACTATCTTTCTATTCCATTCTTAGATCATATCCAGGAGTACAAGCCTATCAGTGGATTCCGAAATGTCAAGCAAATGTCTCGAATTACTATCTTTCTGGAGTTCACCAGAAGAATTCAAACAAACAACGAATATGTGGTTCAGCAAGCATTGTATGACCTTTTGAATTACTGTGAAAAGTACCAGGCTAATTGTCAGTTAGAGTATTTCAGAGAGCCAACTTTGGAACCCTATATTACTGAACTAGTTAGAACAATTCTTGATACATCATCccttttcaagaataaaaATGATCACATCTCGACGAGCTGTGCCAAAGTCCTCTCAGTGATTGGTTCATTGGATTCAAACAAGTTTAATTTCAAGTCTGTCAAGCACCAGATAATTGTaattcaagatttcaagGATTACAGAGAGAACAGCGAATTCTTGATTGATTTTATTGAAACAAAAGTATTGAAAATCTTTTGGGCTTCGAATGATCCTATGAAACAATTGTTTTCAGCTTATGCAATGCaaaattttcttcaagtattgAGATTAGACCCAAAGGTATTGACCCCCTCGAGTCAAGACCACCTATTGGCAGTTTGGAATAAGTTTAGTGATGTTGCACAGTCCACATTAACACCGCTATTAGCTTCTAAGTATTACACGCCACCTTCGAAGTACTCCCCATTGTCTTTTCCGTACTTCAAGATTAGCATGAAATATGAAACTTGGCTCATGGAAATCACTTCAGATCTTTTGAAACGACCTTCAAAGAATATTGATGGTGATGCAAATGAAGCCAAGCAAACGATCTTTCAGACATGCTCTAAATTGATCAGGGATCAGGACCTCTCACTCTGTCAGCATTTATTAAAGTATGTTTCCCTCAGCCATATTGTTAATGGAAATAAGGGAGCTACGACAAACATCAAggaagaattcttgaatataTTGCATTTTGACGCCACGTCTTCGTCTCCAGATAGAATTGAACAGCTCAAATCTTGTCTCCAATCTGTGCTTGAGGTACTCGATTACTTTAATGAATGGGTGTCAACTGCAACTCaatacttgaacaattatTCACTTGATAATTCGGAAGCCAGCAggataaagaagaatatccGATATGTTAACGACTTTCTTGGATTCATTCCTATGGATTTGATTGCTATTAAGTCAGCAGAATGTGACTCGTATGAAAGAACCATTTTGTATTTGGAAAGATGTTATCGTGAAGGTAAAGTGGATGATTCATTCATGCTAGCCAATTTGAACATAGGTAcaactcttcaatcaaTGTATTCCAGTATCAATGATTATGATGCATTGAACGGtgttttgaagaaattttCAACGAGTAATTTGTCAGAAAAGCTtacaacttttcaatacAATGAAAGTTGGTCATTGGCCCAAGAATCgtttcaagttcttggttcAGTGGGAGACGAAGAATCTCGCATTGGAAGTAATACAAAGCTTTTAATGTCATTGAACGATAACGGTCTATACGAAGAGGTTTTGTCAACATTGTCAGCAAAAACTTCTATTAGCGATATTTCATCAATTCCGCTTGATTGGTCTCTTGTAGGGTTACAGTCTTCAATCTATTCAGGGGACATGTaccaaatgaaaaaatgGTTGCATATAGTGAACTCATTGGGGAAGCCACACGACGTTGAAACGTTGGTTAACTATGAATTAGCTAAAGGAATAGTTTTCTTGTCAGAAGGTAATAGATCCGATTTCGAGAAGGCCATTCAGAATCTCTATGGGATAATTGGCACATCATTGGTACCTTCTATTTCATCcagtttttcaagaaatacCAACCTAATGAACCAATTGCATTCCATATATGATTTGACTATGATATCACAATCCAACAATGAGTTGCTAACCGGAGAAAATGAGAAAATTTTAGAGGCCAGATTGGGAAATGTGGACCAAGGATTTGACGCTCAATGGAAGATTCTTAAGCTCCATGGCGTCACTAACAAAATAGTAAAACGAGAATGGAAGATATCTGAGATTTTGCTTAAGTATTCGGCTTTGGCAAGAAAAAGTAATAGACTCGATATTTCAACACGTTCCATTGTCCAAGCTATGGCATTAAACGATGAAAGAGCAAACATTGAATATGCCAAACTACTTTGGGCACAAGGAAAGCAGACGGAAGCTATCAAGTCATTGGCTGATATCTTGGAAGAGAACCGGTTCGATAACCAGGAGAGGAAGGCAGATGTCCAATTGAAGTATGCACAATGGTTGGATGAATCCAACCATTTGTCCTCGCTGGCAATTATCAAGGAGTACAATAAAAGTGTCGAGTTAAATCCGAGCTGGGAAAAACCATATTATGATTTGGGCAAATATTACAACAAGATTATGGAATCAACTAACGATCAGACAGGTTATTATGAACACCAAACTGTCAGGCATTTCTTGAAAGCATTGGCAGTTGGGCATTCTTTCATCTTTGAAGCTTTGCCAAAGTCTATTACCATTTGGCTAGATTTCGCGCAACGCAAGACAAGGTCGCGAGAAGCAGAACGGAAGCTTAATCAAATCgttgaagatatcaagaCTTGTCTCAATACCATTCCCCTCTATGTATGGTACACGGCCATTACGCAGcttctttcaagaattgtTCATGAACATCAACCTTCTTTTGAGAAGCTATCGTTAATTATTTTCAACATCATTCGTGAATATCCACGCCACAGTTTATGGTACGTCTTGTCTCATGCCAATTCCAACGATCCGACAAGACGCGAGAGAATCAACAGTGTCTTGAGAAAAGTTACAAATGAAAACAGAGAGTATGGATCGATAGTTGTCAACGCCAAAGAGCTCTTCTCTAGTCTCATCAAAATTGCAAGCTTCAAGATTCCGAAATCTCCCAGAGCAAAAAGATTGTCTCTCCGACAAGATTTCAAGGTCGATAATTTGAACAATCCATATACTTCCTTGGTCATTCCAGTGAGATCAAATCTTGAGATAAGATTGCCTGCGACAAATACTGTAAAGTTCAATGCATTTCCTAAGAGCTCCTCAATTACTTTTGATGGTTTTGACGATTATGTCAAcatattcttttcattgCAAATGCCACGGCAAGTGACTATTCGTGGCTCAGATAACAAGCCTTACAGGTTGATGGTCAAAAGAGACGATACGAGAAAGGATGCAAAAGTAGTTGAATTCACCACTATGATTAACCGATTATTGCTTTCTAGTAATGAGGCACGTAAAAGAGGATTGCAGATTTCAAATTACTCAGTTATTCCACTAGCAGAGAATATGGGTGTTATCGAATTTGTTACTGATGTGCAAACTATGAAGGGGATTGCGGGCgaacagagaaagagaatgGGAAGACTGTTAAACGAACGTAAGATATTTATGAAGTTGGACGATTTGCAGAAGCAGGTGAAAGGAGCCAAAGCCTCAGATCCGGAGCCATTGAATAAACTAGTTGatgttttcaagaagattttggAAGACAATCCACCTGTTTTGCATAGTTGGTTTATCGATCAATTCTCTGATCCTACAGCATGGTACTTGGCAAGAAACCAATTTACTCGTTCTTCAGCAGTAATGTCCATGGTTGGTTATATTATTGGATTGGGAGATAGACATTGTGAAAacattcttttctttaaGAAAACTGGGTCTGTGTTACATATTGATTTCGACTGTTTGTTTGATAAGGGAGAAACATTGCCAACTCCCGAGATAGTACCTTTCAGATTGACACTGAACATGATTGATGCGATGGGTATCTGTGGAATTGAGGGAAGCTTCAGAATTACTTGCGAGGTTACAGGCTCTTTACTtcgagaaaatgaagcACCCTTGATGAATATTTTAGAAACGTTATTGTACGATCCTTTGCTTGATTGGAAGAGTGTTCAGAAGCCAGAGGCTCATTTGTCTAAGGTCAGGAGAAAAATTAGAGGTTTAGTTAACGAAAAGGAAGGATTACCTATGAATATTCATGGGCAGGTGGATGTCTTGATACAAGAGGCATCATCCATAGAAAGGCTTTCGCAGATGTATGGAGGATGGTCTGCTTACATCTAG
- a CDS encoding predicted protein produces the protein MSSIRKSTRVRTLTPKMRTYSARSKRSRSEDSPIKRRRIVDEEDNSDKIDPVEKLLSLPNLNNDILDEDEEDEEEDEDETRNELVPPNFTKILHDNIRSYYSNFRKSPIEIYNDNSSFAFLNKKEEPDQRCHCYNVPFFRNVNFSGSSRSDYTIDDYFSYDELTDNDTEESLSPTDKPGVKEVSPATSTSSVYFPDSFNNKMSFHYRHNHSNLNLSDGFDSGADIFKYLNKRSVLSGKASEMVGTGKFLINDFFL, from the exons ATGTCTTCTATTCGTAAGTCTACTCGTGTTCGTACTCTCACTCCCAAGATGAGAACAT ACAGTGCTAGATCTAAGAGGTCTAGGTCCGAGGATCTGCCCATTAAAAGGAGAAGGATAGTGGATGAGGAAGATAATTCTGACAAGATTGACCCAGTCGAGAAGTTATTGAGCTtacccaacttgaacaatgacATCTT ggatgaagacgaagaagacgaagaagaagatgaagatgaaaccAGAAACGAATTGGTGCCTCCCAACTTCACTAAGATTTTGCATGACAACATCAGATCGTACTATTCTAATTTCCGCAAGTCTCCCattgaaatctacaatgACAACTCGTCGTTTGCATTCCTtaacaagaaggaagaaccCGAT CAACGCTGCCACTGCTA CAATGTTCCATTCTTCAGGAATGTGAATTTCTCAGGCTCTTCCAGAAGCGATTACACAATTGATGACTACTTTTCTTACGACGAACTCACAGATAACGACACTGAAGAGTCGTTGTCTCCTACAGACAAGCCTGGAGTCAAGGAAGTGTCGCCAGCTACATCCACGTCTTCGGTATACTTTCCAGACTCCTTCAATAACAAGATGAGCTTCCACTACAGACACAACCACAGCAACTTGAATTTGTCTGATGGATTTGACTCGGGTGCC gacatcttcaaatactTAAACAAGAGGTCTGTGTTGTCTGGCAAGGCCAGCGAGATGGTTGGCACAGGGAAGTTTTTGATCAACGATTTTTTCTTGTAA